A window from Chlamydia gallinacea 08-1274/3 encodes these proteins:
- a CDS encoding hydroxymethylbilane synthase — MLSACYSDPFLSDFCLGKRPLRLASRKSALAKAQVQECVYLLRSWYPKLWIQDYTVDTQGDEDKTTPLYCVENSNFFTDSVDDLVLRGICHLGIHSAKDLPSPPELPVVAITRSLDPADMLVYKEEYVKKPFPKNPKLGSSSPRRSAILKSIFPRGQILDIRGTIEERLYQLESGKYDAIIVAKAALLRLHITPPYVQKCPPPYHPLQGCLGITASKHIAAWKKFLSPIHVPNPFLPQVGLLLENTPSTFKKRVGQTL; from the coding sequence ATGCTATCCGCATGTTACTCTGACCCTTTTTTATCGGATTTCTGTTTGGGAAAGCGCCCCCTACGTCTAGCCTCTCGAAAATCTGCTTTAGCTAAAGCTCAAGTACAGGAGTGTGTCTACTTATTACGCTCCTGGTACCCCAAATTATGGATTCAGGATTATACCGTGGATACTCAAGGAGATGAAGATAAAACCACACCTCTATACTGTGTAGAAAATTCTAATTTTTTTACTGATTCAGTGGATGATCTCGTACTCCGCGGTATTTGTCATCTTGGCATTCATTCTGCCAAAGACCTCCCCTCTCCTCCAGAACTACCTGTTGTCGCGATTACTCGTAGTCTTGATCCTGCAGATATGCTGGTATACAAAGAAGAGTATGTAAAAAAACCTTTTCCTAAGAACCCCAAACTCGGCAGCTCCTCTCCCCGACGCAGTGCCATACTAAAATCAATATTTCCACGGGGACAGATCTTAGATATCCGCGGTACCATAGAAGAAAGACTCTACCAACTAGAATCAGGAAAATATGATGCAATTATCGTTGCTAAAGCAGCTCTACTGCGCTTACATATTACTCCTCCGTATGTCCAAAAATGCCCTCCCCCCTACCATCCTCTCCAAGGATGCCTAGGTATAACAGCATCAAAACATATAGCTGCTTGGAAAAAGTTTCTTTCCCCTATTCATGTACCGAATCCTTTTCTACCTCAGGTAGGTTTGTTACTAGAGAATACACCATCTACTTTCAAAAAACGTGTAGGACAAACTCTCTGA